From the Nodularia sp. NIES-3585 genome, one window contains:
- a CDS encoding ADP-ribosylglycohydrolase family protein, with protein sequence MLGAIAGDIIGSVYQGKNFKTKDFPLFNRQCRFTDDTVLTVAVADVILNAGRSPVSSQYIDQLKLYYRHYPYAGYGRNFREWANSSRREPYNSLSNGAAMRVSPIGFAFNDLDTVLEQAQISAEITHNHPEGIKGAQATAAAIFLGRTGHDKGKIHSYIQNTFEYDLERTLEQIRPTYQYDPTCQGSVPQAIIAFLESQNFEDALRNAVSIGGDSDTIACITGSIAQAYYGGVPKAIAQSTLSHLNQHLSTVTETFMFQYCN encoded by the coding sequence ATGCTGGGAGCGATCGCAGGAGATATTATTGGTTCTGTATATCAGGGTAAAAATTTTAAAACTAAGGATTTCCCGCTGTTCAATAGACAATGCCGCTTCACTGACGATACAGTTTTGACTGTGGCTGTAGCAGATGTGATTCTCAACGCTGGCAGATCCCCAGTCAGTAGTCAATATATCGACCAGTTAAAGTTATACTATCGCCACTATCCCTATGCTGGTTATGGGCGTAACTTCCGAGAGTGGGCGAACTCTAGCCGCCGCGAACCATACAACAGTCTCAGTAATGGTGCAGCTATGCGAGTTAGTCCCATTGGCTTTGCCTTTAATGACTTAGACACTGTGTTAGAACAAGCCCAGATTAGTGCGGAAATTACTCATAACCATCCTGAAGGCATTAAGGGCGCTCAAGCAACGGCCGCCGCCATCTTTCTAGGGCGTACAGGTCATGATAAAGGGAAGATTCATTCTTATATTCAAAATACTTTTGAGTATGACTTAGAGCGCACTCTGGAGCAAATCCGACCGACTTACCAATATGATCCTACTTGTCAGGGTTCTGTTCCCCAAGCAATCATTGCTTTTTTAGAGTCTCAGAATTTTGAAGATGCTCTGCGAAATGCCGTCTCAATTGGTGGTGACAGCGATACCATTGCTTGTATTACAGGTAGTATTGCTCAAGCATATTATGGTGGTGTCCCGAAAGCGATCGCCCAGTCAACACTATCTCATTTAAATCAACATCTGTCTACTGTTACCGAAACCTTTATGTTTCAGTACTGTAATTGA
- a CDS encoding pyridoxal phosphate-dependent aminotransferase produces the protein MKLAARVSKVTPSLTLAIAAKAKAMKAEGIDVCSFSAGEPDFDTPAHIKAAAAKALESGKTKYGPAAGEPKLREAIAHKLKTENGLDYQSENVIVTNGGKHSLFNLMLALIDLGDEVIIPAPYWLSYPEMVTLVGGNPVIVTTDAATDYKITPSQLRQAITPKTKLFILNSPSNPTGMVYTPDEIKALAQVVVDADIFVVSDEIYERILYDGAEHISIGSLGQKIFERTLISNGFAKAYSMTGWRLGYLAGPVEIIKAASTIQGHSTSNVCTFAQYGAIAALESSQDCVESMRQAFAKRRQVMLNRLNAIPGLSCAKPDGAFYLFPDISKTGLKSLEFCNALLEAHQVAVIPGIAFGADQNIRLSYATDMDTINKGMDRLEKFVTSLV, from the coding sequence ATGAAGCTGGCAGCACGAGTAAGTAAGGTGACCCCTTCTTTAACCTTAGCGATCGCAGCTAAAGCTAAGGCCATGAAGGCTGAAGGAATCGACGTTTGTAGTTTCAGCGCTGGAGAACCGGATTTTGACACTCCAGCCCACATCAAAGCCGCAGCAGCGAAAGCTTTGGAATCAGGTAAAACCAAGTATGGCCCAGCAGCAGGAGAACCAAAGTTAAGGGAAGCGATCGCCCATAAGCTGAAAACTGAGAACGGTCTTGATTATCAGTCCGAGAATGTGATTGTCACTAACGGCGGTAAGCATTCTCTGTTTAACTTGATGTTAGCCCTGATTGATCTGGGTGATGAGGTAATTATCCCGGCTCCCTATTGGCTAAGTTACCCGGAAATGGTAACTTTAGTTGGTGGGAACCCAGTAATTGTGACCACAGATGCGGCGACGGATTATAAAATTACTCCGTCACAACTACGTCAAGCAATTACACCCAAAACCAAGTTATTTATTCTCAACTCCCCATCTAATCCCACTGGGATGGTGTACACGCCAGATGAAATTAAAGCACTGGCGCAAGTGGTAGTGGATGCAGATATTTTTGTCGTCTCTGATGAGATTTACGAAAGGATTCTCTACGACGGTGCAGAACATATCAGCATTGGTTCTCTGGGTCAGAAAATTTTTGAGCGCACCTTGATCAGTAATGGGTTCGCGAAAGCTTATTCCATGACTGGTTGGCGACTAGGTTATTTAGCCGGGCCAGTGGAGATAATTAAAGCGGCTAGCACTATTCAAGGACATAGTACATCGAATGTCTGTACCTTTGCTCAATATGGAGCGATCGCGGCCTTAGAAAGTTCTCAAGACTGTGTAGAATCAATGCGTCAAGCTTTCGCGAAACGGCGACAAGTCATGTTAAACCGACTCAACGCCATTCCAGGATTGAGTTGTGCTAAACCAGACGGCGCTTTTTATCTGTTTCCTGATATCAGCAAAACAGGTCTGAAGTCCCTGGAATTTTGTAACGCCCTCTTGGAAGCACACCAAGTAGCCGTCATTCCGGGAATTGCCTTTGGTGCTGACCAAAACATTCGCTTGTCTTACGCCACTGATATGGACACTATTAACAAAGGAATGGATAGGTTGGAAAAATTTGTAACCTCGCTGGTTTAA
- a CDS encoding TIGR02281 family clan AA aspartic protease codes for MLQSFLSRATLIFLSSTLAVLGVACNQKKYTSGTISHQNSVVTDNLAVSPAVEPQAPPVLPPPKALPPSPPEIDSFEMALDRAVGAWSISQSARSPDDWKLVASQYQDAIALMEKVPQQSLEFDTAQDKISEYQAQVKTARQKATPRPMPLPKPENQRIVVAVPQPQTTREPTLNPPASTQQPPVLPISPISALRAPEKAVFTAPIKRRMGGTPIVEVTFNNQQKFEMIVDTGASGTVITQEMANALGVVPVGIAKANTASARTVEFPIGYVDSMAVAGVKVNKVAVAIAGEQLETGLLGHDFFGNYDVTIRRDVVEFSPQLRLEVNSVETRPAVPIFPKPNHSEEFP; via the coding sequence ATGCTTCAGTCGTTTTTATCTCGTGCAACCCTGATTTTTCTCTCCAGCACTCTCGCAGTTTTGGGTGTTGCTTGTAATCAAAAAAAATACACTTCTGGGACTATTAGCCATCAAAATTCTGTAGTAACTGACAATTTGGCGGTGTCGCCTGCTGTTGAACCGCAAGCACCACCAGTATTGCCACCACCTAAAGCCCTACCACCGTCACCACCAGAAATAGATTCTTTTGAAATGGCTCTAGATAGAGCTGTAGGGGCTTGGAGTATCAGCCAATCGGCGCGATCGCCAGATGATTGGAAGTTGGTTGCGAGTCAGTACCAAGATGCGATCGCCCTCATGGAAAAAGTGCCGCAACAAAGTTTGGAGTTTGACACAGCCCAAGACAAAATTTCTGAATATCAAGCACAGGTCAAAACAGCCCGACAAAAAGCTACTCCTCGTCCCATGCCGTTACCAAAGCCTGAGAATCAGCGTATCGTAGTGGCTGTTCCCCAACCTCAAACCACTCGTGAGCCTACCCTAAATCCACCTGCATCCACACAACAGCCACCAGTCCTACCCATTTCGCCGATTTCCGCATTACGCGCCCCAGAGAAAGCCGTATTTACTGCCCCCATCAAACGACGCATGGGTGGAACGCCAATTGTGGAAGTCACCTTTAACAACCAGCAGAAATTTGAAATGATTGTGGATACAGGCGCGAGTGGCACAGTGATCACCCAAGAAATGGCTAATGCCTTGGGAGTTGTGCCAGTGGGAATAGCCAAGGCAAATACTGCTAGTGCCAGAACTGTAGAATTTCCCATTGGTTATGTTGATTCGATGGCAGTTGCTGGGGTGAAGGTGAATAAAGTAGCAGTGGCGATCGCTGGCGAACAGTTAGAAACTGGGTTATTAGGTCACGACTTTTTTGGCAACTATGATGTCACAATTAGACGCGATGTTGTCGAATTTAGCCCGCAATTACGCTTAGAAGTTAATTCTGTAGAAACTCGACCAGCTGTGCCAATTTTTCCCAAGCCGAACCACTCTGAAGAATTTCCCTAG
- a CDS encoding CAP domain-containing protein, whose product METKSQVKSWWKYILLFTVLLVSRPTSQLINQALRGYPLDINYLWTELSPFGVLRGGLYNGNGGADWKIGQPKATIWNAENLRSLPELRTFALELVNRDRTVNNLPPLQEYSGLSLAAQLHAQDMYDRQYFDHISPDGKSPQDRYLAVGSSPLEGVGENIIVQNQTEGWGLTYSAAEKFQRGWMYSHGHRANLLTEEYTKFGYGVVSGANGRIYAVQMFGF is encoded by the coding sequence ATGGAGACAAAAAGCCAAGTCAAAAGTTGGTGGAAATATATTCTGTTATTTACAGTGCTGCTGGTATCTAGACCCACTAGCCAGTTGATTAATCAGGCATTACGAGGTTATCCATTAGATATTAACTATTTATGGACTGAACTCTCGCCATTTGGGGTTTTGCGAGGGGGTCTTTACAATGGGAATGGTGGCGCGGACTGGAAAATAGGCCAGCCAAAAGCAACAATTTGGAATGCAGAAAATTTGCGATCGCTACCGGAGTTAAGAACTTTTGCCCTGGAATTGGTAAATCGCGATCGCACTGTGAATAATTTGCCACCTTTGCAAGAATACTCTGGACTTTCCCTCGCCGCACAACTCCACGCACAGGATATGTATGATCGCCAATACTTCGATCATATTTCACCTGACGGGAAAAGTCCCCAAGACCGCTACCTTGCAGTCGGTAGTAGCCCACTTGAGGGAGTTGGTGAAAATATTATTGTTCAAAATCAGACTGAAGGCTGGGGATTAACTTACAGCGCAGCGGAAAAGTTTCAACGCGGTTGGATGTACAGTCATGGTCACCGTGCTAATCTCCTCACCGAGGAATACACCAAATTTGGTTATGGAGTCGTATCTGGGGCGAATGGTCGGATTTATGCTGTACAAATGTTTGGCTTCTAG
- a CDS encoding Mini-ribonuclease 3, protein MPAYSPLRNDEFVTSQEKELLDGQNEPLTPDSSWHQALLATTGTLPLDISQSQIQQMSPLALAYIGDAIYELYVRMFYLLPMQQTKVYHCLVVAQVRAETQALHLRSLTPHLSPAELEIVRRGRNAASGRPKRVDPKIYQQATSLETLIGYLYLSDFPRLTELLQQLHLEK, encoded by the coding sequence ATGCCTGCCTATAGCCCGTTAAGGAATGATGAATTTGTGACATCACAGGAAAAAGAGCTATTAGATGGACAAAATGAACCGCTCACACCGGATTCCTCTTGGCATCAAGCACTGTTGGCAACCACCGGGACATTACCTTTAGATATTTCTCAGTCACAAATACAACAAATGTCGCCTTTGGCTTTGGCATATATAGGTGACGCAATCTATGAATTATATGTTAGGATGTTCTATCTGTTGCCAATGCAACAGACAAAAGTCTACCACTGTTTGGTAGTAGCACAGGTAAGAGCCGAAACACAAGCGCTTCATTTGCGATCGCTTACGCCTCATTTGAGTCCAGCCGAATTAGAAATTGTCCGTCGAGGCCGTAACGCCGCTTCAGGACGACCTAAGCGGGTTGATCCCAAAATCTATCAACAGGCAACAAGTTTAGAAACTTTAATTGGCTACCTGTATCTCTCCGATTTCCCACGCTTAACTGAACTGTTACAACAACTCCATCTAGAGAAATAG
- the carA gene encoding glutamine-hydrolyzing carbamoyl-phosphate synthase small subunit: protein MPLTDSIPALLVLADGTTYRGWSFGATGTKIGEVVFNTGMTGYQEVLTDPSYCGQIVIFTYPELGNTGINLEDEESARPQVQGAIARNICHRPSNWRSTQSLPDYLNQHQIPGIYGIDTRALTRKIRTVGAMNGGISTSILDEVELLEQVQAAPSMAGLNLARQATTPTVYEWTEATIPAWEFNCESVINAGEAFTVVALDFGVKRNILRRLASYGCRIIVVPIDTSAAEILKYNPDGIFLSNGPGDPAAVTEGIATAKALLESQKPIFGICMGHQILGHALGAETYKLKFGHRGLNQPAGLQQKIEITSQNHSFAIDPDSLPVGVVEVSHLNLNDLTVAGVRHKSLPIFSVQYHPEASPGPHDADYLFEQFVQTMRTARLSKC from the coding sequence ATGCCCCTGACTGACTCAATACCTGCTCTACTTGTCTTGGCCGATGGAACGACTTATCGCGGTTGGTCTTTTGGTGCAACGGGAACCAAAATCGGGGAAGTGGTATTCAACACCGGCATGACTGGATATCAAGAAGTCCTGACTGACCCTAGTTATTGCGGTCAAATTGTCATTTTTACCTATCCGGAATTAGGGAATACTGGCATCAATCTTGAAGACGAAGAATCGGCGCGGCCGCAAGTACAAGGAGCGATCGCGCGCAATATTTGTCATCGCCCCAGCAACTGGCGCTCCACACAGTCCCTGCCTGATTACCTCAATCAGCACCAAATCCCAGGTATTTACGGCATTGATACCCGCGCGCTCACACGTAAAATTCGCACAGTAGGAGCCATGAATGGTGGTATCTCTACATCAATTCTCGATGAAGTGGAATTGTTAGAACAGGTACAGGCAGCACCTAGCATGGCTGGTTTAAACTTGGCGCGTCAAGCCACCACCCCCACAGTGTACGAATGGACAGAAGCCACAATTCCGGCTTGGGAATTCAACTGTGAGTCTGTGATCAATGCGGGGGAAGCTTTTACTGTTGTCGCCCTTGACTTTGGCGTAAAAAGGAATATTTTGCGTCGCCTAGCCAGTTACGGTTGTCGAATTATCGTAGTACCAATAGACACATCAGCAGCAGAAATTCTTAAATATAACCCAGATGGCATTTTTCTTTCCAATGGGCCTGGTGACCCAGCCGCAGTGACCGAAGGCATTGCCACCGCTAAAGCATTACTGGAAAGTCAAAAACCCATATTCGGCATTTGTATGGGACACCAAATTTTAGGTCACGCTCTAGGGGCAGAAACTTATAAACTAAAATTTGGTCATCGGGGCTTAAATCAGCCCGCAGGGCTACAGCAGAAGATAGAAATTACCAGCCAAAACCACAGTTTTGCCATCGACCCCGATTCATTACCAGTTGGAGTTGTGGAAGTTAGCCACCTCAACCTGAATGATCTCACCGTTGCTGGGGTACGACATAAGTCTCTGCCTATATTTTCCGTTCAGTATCACCCAGAGGCTAGTCCTGGCCCTCACGATGCTGACTACTTATTTGAGCAATTTGTCCAAACAATGCGAACAGCACGGCTATCGAAGTGCTGA
- a CDS encoding class I fructose-bisphosphate aldolase, with protein MTTKLLEANSIQSLLGKEAESLLTYKAKVSPNLLHLPSPDFIDRVWLNSDRHPQVLRNLQQLYSHGRLANTGYLSILPVDQGIEHSAGASFAPNPIYFDPENIVRLAIAGDCNAVATTLGVLGSVARKYAHKIPFIAKINHNELLTFPNQYDQILFADVKQAWNLGAVAVGATIYFGSEQSARQIQEVSQAFKYAHELGLVTILWCYLRNSAFKQEQDYHLAADLTGQANHLGVSIEADIIKQKLPECNRGYSAVAKATNKSYGKTDERVYTELTSDHPIDLTRYQVLNCYCGRAGLINSGGASGKDDFAQAVRTAVINKRAGGTGLISGRKTFQRTFEEGVKLFHAIQDVYLSPDVTIA; from the coding sequence ATGACTACAAAACTTTTAGAGGCTAATTCTATCCAGTCTTTGTTAGGTAAAGAGGCAGAAAGTTTACTCACTTACAAAGCAAAAGTTTCTCCGAATTTACTACATTTACCAAGCCCAGATTTTATAGATCGAGTTTGGCTAAATAGCGATCGCCATCCTCAAGTCTTGCGTAATCTCCAGCAACTTTACTCACATGGTCGGCTGGCAAATACTGGCTATTTGTCTATCTTACCAGTAGACCAAGGAATTGAACACTCGGCTGGGGCATCTTTTGCGCCTAATCCGATTTATTTTGACCCAGAAAATATTGTCAGATTGGCAATAGCCGGAGATTGTAATGCTGTTGCTACGACTTTAGGTGTATTAGGTAGCGTTGCGCGTAAATATGCTCATAAAATCCCCTTCATCGCCAAAATCAACCACAACGAACTGCTAACTTTTCCCAATCAATATGACCAGATATTGTTTGCTGATGTCAAACAAGCGTGGAATTTGGGTGCAGTGGCGGTAGGCGCGACAATTTACTTTGGTTCAGAACAATCTGCTAGGCAAATTCAGGAAGTTAGCCAAGCTTTTAAATACGCCCATGAATTGGGTTTAGTGACAATTCTTTGGTGCTATTTGCGTAATAGCGCTTTCAAACAAGAACAAGATTATCATCTTGCGGCTGATCTCACCGGACAGGCAAACCATTTAGGTGTCTCGATTGAAGCTGATATCATTAAACAAAAGTTACCCGAATGTAATCGTGGTTACAGTGCAGTAGCTAAGGCGACTAATAAGAGTTACGGCAAAACGGATGAACGAGTTTACACCGAATTGACCAGTGATCACCCGATTGATTTAACTCGTTATCAAGTGCTTAATTGCTACTGTGGACGCGCCGGGTTAATTAATTCTGGTGGTGCATCTGGTAAAGATGACTTCGCCCAAGCTGTGCGTACCGCTGTGATTAATAAACGCGCTGGTGGTACTGGTTTAATTTCCGGGCGTAAGACTTTCCAGCGGACTTTTGAGGAAGGTGTGAAACTGTTTCACGCCATTCAGGACGTTTACTTGTCACCAGATGTGACTATAGCTTAG
- the trpD gene encoding anthranilate phosphoribosyltransferase — MATSPASSANWHLLLQQLMDSQSLSRIQAAELMQGWLTEAVPPELSGAILTALNFKGISAEELTGMAEVLQSQSRLGTRQESTPTPISTLIDTCGTGGDGSSTFNISTAVAFVAAAYGVPVAKHGNRSASSLTGSADVLEALGVNLGAAPEKVQAAVEEVGITFLFAPGWHPALKAVGSLRRTLKVRTIFNLLGPLVNPLHPNGQVVGLFTPTLLTTVAQALHNLGKQKAIVLHGREKLDEAGLGDITDLAVLSEGEVQLTTLNPQEVGVTSAPIAALRGGDVQENAVILKAVLQGKGTQAQQDAVALNASLALQVAGVIPLLYHAQGVSLSREILQSGSAWEKLAQLVEFLQN; from the coding sequence ATGGCAACTTCTCCAGCATCCTCTGCTAACTGGCATCTGCTGCTGCAACAATTAATGGATAGTCAATCATTGTCTCGCATTCAAGCTGCTGAATTGATGCAAGGGTGGTTAACTGAAGCTGTTCCCCCAGAATTATCAGGGGCAATTTTAACAGCGCTGAACTTTAAAGGCATTTCTGCCGAAGAATTAACAGGGATGGCGGAAGTCCTACAATCCCAATCAAGACTGGGCACTAGACAAGAATCCACCCCAACGCCAATTTCCACTCTGATTGATACCTGTGGTACTGGTGGCGACGGGTCATCAACCTTTAATATTTCCACAGCCGTTGCTTTTGTTGCTGCTGCCTATGGTGTACCCGTTGCTAAACATGGCAATCGTTCCGCGTCCAGTCTCACAGGTAGCGCGGATGTCTTGGAAGCATTGGGTGTAAATCTGGGTGCTGCTCCGGAGAAGGTGCAAGCAGCAGTAGAAGAGGTAGGTATCACCTTCTTGTTTGCCCCTGGGTGGCATCCCGCACTCAAAGCTGTGGGTTCTTTGCGACGGACTCTCAAAGTCCGAACAATATTTAATTTACTCGGACCATTAGTCAATCCATTACATCCTAATGGGCAAGTAGTAGGGCTATTTACTCCCACACTTTTAACAACTGTTGCCCAAGCGTTACATAATTTGGGTAAACAAAAAGCAATTGTTCTGCATGGGCGAGAAAAACTTGATGAGGCTGGGTTAGGAGATATAACTGATTTGGCAGTTTTATCAGAGGGTGAAGTGCAATTAACTACTTTGAATCCTCAAGAAGTGGGTGTAACTTCTGCTCCCATCGCTGCACTCCGGGGTGGCGATGTCCAAGAAAATGCAGTGATTCTCAAGGCAGTGTTACAAGGTAAGGGAACTCAGGCACAACAAGACGCTGTGGCATTAAATGCTTCCTTGGCACTGCAAGTAGCCGGTGTAATTCCGTTGTTATATCATGCTCAAGGTGTGAGTTTATCTAGGGAAATTCTTCAGAGTGGTTCGGCTTGGGAAAAATTGGCACAGCTGGTCGAGTTTCTACAGAATTAA
- the rlmB gene encoding 23S rRNA (guanosine(2251)-2'-O)-methyltransferase RlmB, producing the protein MTSKPRKIQTPSEQNRGQTLKLKAKRIIPSSIRTPRVGERDKKPVSRSTSPHRIDPHPSPAAKPPEDSDLIYGRHPVLSALEGERGLNRIWITTRLRYDHRFHHLLLQAKENGTVIDEVEPRRLDQITDRANHQGIAAQVAPHDYIELPDLIAQAKSFTDPVIVVADGITDPHNLGAIIRTAEAIGAQGLVIPQRRASGITSTVMKVAAGALENFSVSRVVNLSRALEELKEAGFWIYGTASSGSEPLHTVKFSGPIVLVIGSEGEGLGMLTQRSCDVLVSIPLLGKTPSLNASVAAGMALYEIYRQRSLNTLYLDKLPKPL; encoded by the coding sequence ATGACAAGTAAACCCAGGAAAATCCAGACTCCTAGCGAACAAAATCGTGGGCAAACTCTGAAGTTAAAAGCCAAGCGGATTATTCCTAGTTCCATCCGCACTCCCCGCGTCGGAGAGCGAGATAAAAAGCCTGTGTCTAGAAGCACAAGCCCACATCGCATTGATCCCCATCCATCCCCAGCGGCAAAACCACCAGAAGATAGCGATCTGATCTACGGTCGTCATCCAGTTTTGAGCGCTTTAGAAGGTGAACGTGGACTAAACCGCATCTGGATTACTACTCGTCTGCGTTACGACCACCGCTTTCATCATTTACTCCTGCAAGCGAAGGAAAATGGCACAGTCATTGATGAAGTGGAACCAAGACGCTTAGACCAAATTACCGATAGGGCTAATCACCAAGGTATCGCAGCGCAAGTAGCCCCCCACGACTACATTGAGTTACCCGATTTAATTGCACAAGCGAAATCTTTTACTGATCCCGTCATTGTCGTAGCTGATGGAATTACTGACCCTCACAATTTGGGAGCAATTATTCGCACAGCCGAAGCTATAGGCGCTCAGGGATTGGTGATCCCCCAAAGAAGAGCATCGGGAATCACTTCTACTGTCATGAAAGTGGCAGCAGGTGCTTTAGAAAACTTCTCTGTATCTAGAGTCGTTAACCTCAGCCGTGCCTTAGAAGAATTGAAAGAGGCTGGCTTTTGGATTTATGGTACTGCTAGCAGCGGCAGCGAACCCCTGCATACAGTTAAATTTAGCGGCCCGATAGTTTTGGTCATCGGTTCAGAAGGCGAAGGGCTGGGTATGCTTACACAGCGCTCCTGCGATGTCTTGGTTTCAATACCTCTGCTGGGCAAGACTCCTAGTCTCAACGCCTCAGTGGCCGCAGGTATGGCGCTTTATGAAATCTATCGCCAACGCTCACTCAACACTTTGTACTTAGATAAATTACCAAAACCTCTTTAA
- a CDS encoding DUF1816 domain-containing protein — translation MQTIWHNLKESLINTFHNLGLAWWVEIVTQNPSCTYYFGPFLSSADAKVALKGYVEDLEVEGAQGIVVNVKRCKPGTLTISEDLGERFDRKVKPAFSGQI, via the coding sequence ATGCAAACAATTTGGCATAACCTGAAGGAATCATTAATTAACACATTCCACAACCTGGGTCTAGCTTGGTGGGTGGAGATTGTGACGCAAAATCCCAGTTGTACCTACTACTTCGGGCCATTTTTGAGTTCCGCTGATGCCAAGGTGGCACTCAAAGGCTACGTAGAAGATTTGGAGGTCGAAGGGGCGCAAGGAATAGTTGTGAACGTCAAGCGCTGTAAACCAGGTACTTTAACAATTTCTGAAGACTTGGGGGAAAGGTTTGACCGCAAAGTAAAGCCTGCCTTTAGCGGTCAGATATAA
- a CDS encoding STAS domain-containing protein gives MSVYFNHEEGIIAEPLNLTVSLRGTREVRDNCQLFRLTGLLDAFSEPTFRKVIGSKIDEGPKHIILDLSQIDFVDSSGLGALVQLAKQAQTAGGTLQIVTNARVTQTVKLVRLEKFLALQTSVDAALENIK, from the coding sequence TTGAGCGTTTACTTTAACCATGAGGAGGGAATTATTGCTGAACCACTAAATCTAACCGTGAGCCTGAGAGGTACTCGCGAAGTCCGGGATAACTGTCAGCTATTCCGCCTCACAGGTTTGTTAGACGCATTTTCTGAGCCGACCTTCCGTAAGGTAATTGGCAGTAAAATCGATGAAGGTCCAAAGCATATTATCCTGGATCTTTCACAAATTGACTTTGTTGATAGCTCCGGCTTGGGCGCTCTGGTGCAGCTAGCTAAACAAGCTCAAACTGCCGGCGGTACTTTGCAAATTGTCACAAACGCCCGCGTAACTCAAACGGTCAAGCTTGTGCGCTTAGAAAAGTTTCTAGCCCTGCAAACTTCAGTTGATGCGGCTTTAGAAAACATCAAGTAG